One window of the Manihot esculenta cultivar AM560-2 chromosome 14, M.esculenta_v8, whole genome shotgun sequence genome contains the following:
- the LOC110631288 gene encoding high-affinity nitrate transporter 3.1, with the protein MAATPAFLLISILLSCLCCSSHGLILFSSLRKTLVVSASPKAGQVHKAGVDNITVTWGVNQTFPAGTDSAYKTIKVKLCYAPVSQSDRAWRKTEDNLSKDKTCQFTIVSRPYTSGSKNQTFTWTIERDVPTATYFIRVYAYNSDEDVVAYGQTTDAHKTTNLFDIQAITGRHTSLDIASVCFSAFSVLALFGFFMNEKRKAKKTQGK; encoded by the exons ATGGCAGCAACACCTGCTTTTCTCTTGATTTCAATTCTTCTCTCTTGTTTATGTTGTTCCTCTCATGGACTTATTCTCTTCTCTTCCCTCCGGAAAACTCTTGTGGTCTCTGCTTCACCAAAAGCAGGACAAG TTCATAAAGCTGGTGTGGACAATATCACTGTAACCTGGGGAGTAAACCAGACGTTCCCAGCTGGGACTGACTCAGCCTACAAGACCATCAAGGTGAAGCTGTGTTACGCGCCTGTAAGCCAATCGGATCGCGCCTGGAGAAAAACCGAGGACAACCTATCCAAGGACAAGACGTGCCAATTCACCATTGTTTCCAGGCCATATACTTCTGGCAGCAAGAACCAAACGTTTACATGGACCATCGAGCGAGACGTGCCCACTGCCACGTACTTTATACGCGTCTATGCTTACAACTCTGACGAAGACGTGGTGGCTTATGGTCAGACCACAGATGCTCACAAAACCACCAACCTGTTTGATATTCAGGCGATCACCGGCCGTCATACGTCACTTGATATTGCCTCAGTTTGCTTCAGTGCCTTCTCTGTTTTGGCCTTGTTTGGGTTCTTCATGAACGAAAAGAGAAAGGCCAAGAAGACTCAAGGAAAGTGA